One stretch of Ananas comosus cultivar F153 linkage group 6, ASM154086v1, whole genome shotgun sequence DNA includes these proteins:
- the LOC109711206 gene encoding uncharacterized protein LOC109711206 isoform X1, with protein MPPLLLLASPHSVPVTAVSGHRPTAHLRYPPRLPQPNPKPNPRRLPPPLKCAALPSATSPHPPRNPNPSLVDGFLLVVSFLGILPRDSPERWRRLLAISEEAESRLAGIPPHLIHAITSSEDRRFFFHPGVDCHGISRAIVKYPNGGGGSTITQQLMKRIFLTSERKISRKFIEGLLSLLIEKRMSKTKIFYSYLSTMYWGHGMFGIESASSFYFQKQPIFLTVGESALLAGILPAPEILNPFTDPRRGKSSQQRVLRRMVAEGFLDMETALKVAKQPLRLHKENKLCFAVVDPPTTRSFFDAPRPLDPKHLQGGSTLNETTRAACCICNLW; from the exons AtgccccccctcctcctcctcgcgtcTCCCCACTCGGTTCCGGTCACTGCCGTTTCCGGTCACCGTCCCACCGCTCACCTCCGCTACCCCCCTCGCCTCCCCCagccaaaccctaaacctaacccgcGTCGCCTCCCTCCGCCATTAAAATGCGCTGCTCTGCCTTCGGCGACCTCTCCGCACCCACCCCGAAACCCTAATCCCTCGCTGGTCGATGGGTTCCTCCTCGTCGTCTCCTTCCTCGGAATCCTGCCCCGCGATTCCCCTGAGCGATGGAGGCGCCTTTTGGCTATCTCGGAGGAGGCGGAGTCGAGGCTCGCGGGGATCCCGCCGCATCTGATCCACGCCATTACGAGCTCCGAGGATCGCCGCTTCTTTTTCCACCCGGGGGTCGATTGCCACGGCATCTCGCGGGCTATTGTGAAGTACCCCAATGGCGGTGGTGGGAGCACCATTACGCAGCAG CTAATGAAGAGAATCTTTCTGACAAGTGAACGGAAAATATCAAGAAAATTCATAGAGGGGTTATTGTCACTGCTGATCGAGAAGAGAATGTCTAAAACGAAAATATTCTATTCGTACTTGAGCACG ATGTACTGGGGACATGGAATGTTTGGAATTGAATCAGCATCTTCCTTCTACTTTCAGAAGCAACCTATCTTTCTCACTGTGGGAGAGTCAGCTTTGCTGGCCGGAATATTACCTGCTCCTGAGATTCTAAATCCTTTTACGGACCCTAGAAG AGGCAAGTCCTCCCAGCAACGGGTACTCAGAAGGATGGTAGCAGAAGGGTTTCTTGACATGGAGACAGCACTTAAGGTCGCAAAACAACCTCTTCGTTTGCATAAGGAAAACAAG ttATGTTTCGCTGTCGTCGACCCACCAACCACCAGGTCATTTTTTGACGCACCTCGGCCACTCGATCCGAAGCATCTACAAGGG GGGAGTACTTTGAATGAAACCACTCGCGCTGCTTGTTGTATTTGTAATCTTTGGTGA
- the LOC109711206 gene encoding uncharacterized protein LOC109711206 isoform X2: MPPLLLLASPHSVPVTAVSGHRPTAHLRYPPRLPQPNPKPNPRRLPPPLKCAALPSATSPHPPRNPNPSLVDGFLLVVSFLGILPRDSPERWRRLLAISEEAESRLAGIPPHLIHAITSSEDRRFFFHPGVDCHGISRAIVKYPNGGGGSTITQQLMKRIFLTSERKISRKFIEGLLSLLIEKRMSKTKIFYSYLSTMYWGHGMFGIESASSFYFQKQPIFLTVGESALLAGILPAPEILNPFTDPRRGKSSQQRVLRRMVAEGFLDMETALKVAKQPLRLHKENKEVLV; the protein is encoded by the exons AtgccccccctcctcctcctcgcgtcTCCCCACTCGGTTCCGGTCACTGCCGTTTCCGGTCACCGTCCCACCGCTCACCTCCGCTACCCCCCTCGCCTCCCCCagccaaaccctaaacctaacccgcGTCGCCTCCCTCCGCCATTAAAATGCGCTGCTCTGCCTTCGGCGACCTCTCCGCACCCACCCCGAAACCCTAATCCCTCGCTGGTCGATGGGTTCCTCCTCGTCGTCTCCTTCCTCGGAATCCTGCCCCGCGATTCCCCTGAGCGATGGAGGCGCCTTTTGGCTATCTCGGAGGAGGCGGAGTCGAGGCTCGCGGGGATCCCGCCGCATCTGATCCACGCCATTACGAGCTCCGAGGATCGCCGCTTCTTTTTCCACCCGGGGGTCGATTGCCACGGCATCTCGCGGGCTATTGTGAAGTACCCCAATGGCGGTGGTGGGAGCACCATTACGCAGCAG CTAATGAAGAGAATCTTTCTGACAAGTGAACGGAAAATATCAAGAAAATTCATAGAGGGGTTATTGTCACTGCTGATCGAGAAGAGAATGTCTAAAACGAAAATATTCTATTCGTACTTGAGCACG ATGTACTGGGGACATGGAATGTTTGGAATTGAATCAGCATCTTCCTTCTACTTTCAGAAGCAACCTATCTTTCTCACTGTGGGAGAGTCAGCTTTGCTGGCCGGAATATTACCTGCTCCTGAGATTCTAAATCCTTTTACGGACCCTAGAAG AGGCAAGTCCTCCCAGCAACGGGTACTCAGAAGGATGGTAGCAGAAGGGTTTCTTGACATGGAGACAGCACTTAAGGTCGCAAAACAACCTCTTCGTTTGCATAAGGAAAACAAG GAAGTTTTAGTATGA